From Triticum urartu cultivar G1812 chromosome 2, Tu2.1, whole genome shotgun sequence, a single genomic window includes:
- the LOC125533687 gene encoding chitinase 5-like isoform X2: MAKLAMPLTATFLAFGLAVLLLSAAGPAVAQNCNCPAGMCCSQWGYCGTGPDYCGAGCQSGPCTVASSGAAAAEASGGKPVGSERTP; this comes from the exons ATGGCAAAGCTAGCGATGCCGCTCACTGCGACATTCCTGGCCTTCGGGCTGGCAGTGCTCCTCCTGTCCGCCGCCGGTCCGGCGGTCGCGCAGAACTGCAACTGCCCGGCGGGCATGTGCTGCAGCCAGTGGGGTTACTGCGGCACGGGCCCGGACTACTGCGGCGCCGGGTGCCAGTCGGGCCCGTGCACGGTGGCGAGCAGTG GCGCCGCAGCTGCGGAGGCGTCCGGCGGCAAGCCCGTGGGGAGCGAGCGCACCCCATAG
- the LOC125533687 gene encoding chitinase 5-like isoform X1 produces the protein MAKLAMPLTATFLAFGLAVLLLSAAGPAVAQNCNCPAGMCCSQWGYCGTGPDYCGAGCQSGPCTVASSGAAAAEASGGKPVGSNRTP, from the coding sequence ATGGCAAAGCTAGCGATGCCGCTCACTGCGACATTCCTGGCCTTCGGGCTGGCAGTGCTCCTCCTGTCCGCCGCCGGTCCGGCGGTCGCGCAGAACTGCAACTGCCCGGCGGGCATGTGCTGCAGCCAGTGGGGTTACTGCGGCACGGGCCCGGACTACTGCGGCGCCGGGTGCCAGTCGGGCCCGTGCACGGTGGCGAGCAGTGGTGCCGCAGCTGCGGAGGCGTCCGGCGGCAAGCCCGTGGGGAGCAACCGCACCCCATAA